Genomic window (Planctomicrobium piriforme):
GCCGCTGGTCATCGGCATTGGCATGCTGTGGCAGGCCGGCGTGGTCGCGACCTGTCTGTTTCAGGTGCGTTATGTCGTGCATGTCACCAATGAGGCAGCGCCTCGGCTCCCCTCGCGCGGGACTCAGTTATCCCGCTGGCTGCATCATCGATTCACTCTGCTGGGCGAACGCGTCCTGACGCTGCCGGCGTTACGCGCCATTCGTTGGCAGCGACTTGTGAAAGATGCCGACGCCACAGCCGTCGCTCCGCCGGCGAAGAAACGTCGCAGTACACGAGCGACGTTGAACGAATCCGCTTCGTCTGAGGCGGAAGCCGCGGCGACGGAAAGGGCGACTGTCGTCACCAAAAAAGCCGAAAAGAAAGCTGCCGCCAAGGTTGATGTCGCAGCGGAGCCCAAAGCCGCGTCTGCAAGTTGGCTGAAACGGCTGCCTGCCTGGGGCAAGCGGAAAGAGCTTTCTCAAGACGAAACGCCGGTTGCGGCTCCGGCCAAGACGATGAAGCCTGAACCAGCGCCTGTTGCGGAAGCTCCCCGTCGACCGGCCCCGGCGACGCCTGTGTCAGCGGTGAAGCCGCCGCGTGAAACGGAATCGAAGCCCAAGCAGCCGACTGTCACAGCAGCGGAATCGGGAACCGATGCGAAACCGGAAGCGAAGTCCGCTGGCTGGTTGTCTGGTCTGGGGGCGTGGCGTAAAGCGGACGGAAAAACGACTCGGGTCGATGCGACCGTAGAGCAAGCGGCACCGAAACCGCATGTCCCGGCCATGACCGCCAAGCCAAGTCGACCCAGTGCCCCCGAACCGAAACGTCCAATGACTCCGGTCGCCGCGCCGGTGAAGCCTGTCGCTCAGGCTGCCCCGGTTGTGGCCGCGAAGGTCGTACCGCCGAAAGCGATGCCCGCCCCGATCGCACAGCAACAGTCGGATGACGACGAAGACGCTGGCGATGACCGCCTGAGCAGTCGTGAACGTAAGAAGCTGAAGAAACAGCAGCGGCTGGCAAGGTAACAGTCGCTCTCAAAAACAGAAACGCCCCCTGCAACAGCAGGGGGCGTTTCCAGTTTTCACTTCAGCAGTCGGCAAGAGTTACTTGCAGGTGCTGCACGGAGCCGGAGCACAGGTGCTGCAAGGCTGAGCCACCGGCACTTCGCAGGTGATGGTCTTGGCGACCAGCTTGCAAACCTTCACTTCGACCTGCTTTTCGACCTGAACCGGAACCTGAACGGAATAGGTTTCCGTCTTGTCTTCGGTCAAAGTGTCGCAGACCGTGACTTCGTAGCTTTCTTCCTTGGTCTTCGGGACGCACACGGTGTATTCGACCGTCTTCGTCTTTTCGACCGGAACCAGCTTGCTCACGGTGTAGGTCTTGGTCTTCTTCTCTTCGGCACAGACGGTGACGTCGTACTCGAAGGATTCTTCACGGGCAACCTGCTTGCAGACCTTGTGGGTCGCAGTGCGGGTTTCCGGAGCACAGACCGTCACGTCATAGGAGTAGGTTTCTTCGCGCGGAACCTGCTTGCAGACCTTCACGGTGCAGGTCTTGGTTTCCGGAGCGCACACGGTCACGTCGTAGGTGAAGGATTCCTGACGGGCAACCTGCTTGCAGACCTTGGTGGTCGCGGTGCGGGTTTCCGGCTTGCAGAGAGTCACTTCGTACTCGTACGTTTCCTGGCGCGGAACCAGTTTGCAGACCTTGGTGGTCGCAGTCTTGGTTTCCGGAGCGCACACGGTCACGTCGTAGGTGTACTCTTCGTCGGTGCAGACGGGCTTGCAGACGGTCACAGTCCGGGTCTTGGTCACGGGCGTACAGACGTTGACCATGTACTTGAACTGTTCCTGGGTGCAGACTGGCTTGCAGACGGTGTACGGAACCTGTTCCTGAACGATGTTTGGAGCCCACTTCTTGACGCACTTGGTGCAGCAAGGATTGCAGGGATCAGCCACCTGTTCGGTGACCCAGCTTCCGGCGTCTTTGCAGACGGTGCGGGTCATGGTTTCCTGAACGTTCGACCAGACGGCGCGAGTGCCAGTCCGTTCTTCCTGTCCGGCGACCATTTCGGTGTAGGTCTGTTCGACCGGTTCCTGAACGGTGCTGTAGACCTTGCGAACGCCCTTGCGCTGTTCGGTGTGCGGAACCATCACGGTGTAGGTGCTGGTCACGTCTTCCCAAACGGTGTCATTGACGGTCTTGGTGCCGGTCCGCTTTTCCGTGTAAGGAACCATGACGGTGTATTCTTTGGCAACGTCTTCCCAGACGGTGTCATACACGGTCTTGGTGCCGGTCTTCTGCTCCGTGTGGGGAACCATCACGGTGTAGGTTTTGGCGACGTCTTCCCAGACGGTGTCGTAGACGGTTTTGGTGGCCGTCTTCTTTTCCGTGTGGGGGACCATCACGGTGTATTCCTTCGTCACGTCTTCGGTGACGGTGTCATACACAGTCTTGGTTCCGGTCCGCTTCTCCGTATGGGGGACCATGACCGTGTACTCAGACGTCTTTTCTTCCGTGACCGTCTCGCATTCGGTGTACTTCACTTCCTTCGTACGAGTTTCGTTCTCGTAGAAGGTGACCGTCTTGGTGCGGGTTTCTTTGCGGGGAACCTGACGGCTCACCTTGTAAGTCCGCGTCTTCTCTTCCGTTTTCCACTCTGTAGACGTTACCGTCCGCAGTTCGGTAACGGTTTCCGGAACCATGATCGTCTTTTCGACGGTCTGGGTCGCCGGAGCACAGGGTGCAGCCGCAGCAGCGCCGCCGGCGTCACAGCCGGTGGCACAAGCGGGTGCGCAGGCCGGCGCACAGGGTGCAGCACAGGCGTGACGGTGGTGCCGGCGATGACGCCCGCAGTCCCCCGCATCCGCCCAGCTCGCCGAGAGCGTCGTCATGGCGACGGCCGGCAACATTAACCAAAATCGTTTCATCAAAGGTCCTCCCCATCAGATGGAATACTCGCGGGTGGCGGAAATCGCCCTCAAAGTCCGCGAGTTGCGCACAAATTGGAACAGTCTGGAATTGTGAAGATAGAAAAGGTGAATACGGAATGATGCTTTAGATAAAATAAAACGGCCTGCCCCAGAAGGCAAGCACCAAATCACTGAATAATTTGCGAGTTCTTTTGACTTCAGGATCCACGGTGACTGCACCCTCTATTCCGATTCGACTGACTTTTGCGCTCTTTCTCAGCCTGCTGGTTGCCCAGATTGCCCCTGCGGCAGGTGAGGGTGTGACGGTCGTTGACCCGCCGCAACGGCTCATCGTGGTCGCTGAGAAGGCGCGCTCGATGGCCGGAAATGTTCCCGTCCAGGAAGTTCCCCGAGGGACGATTCTCTCGGTCACCCGGGCGAACGCGAACTGGCGGTACTCGGCCGACTGCAACGGCTGGATTCATCTCCGCGACACGGTTCCCGTCGAGAAAGCCGTCGCTCTGTTCACCACGCAGATCGAGAAAGACCCATCGGCTGTTGCTTATCAACTCCGCGGAATTGCGTGGATGTCACACGAGCAATGGGCCAAAGCCGCACAGGATTTCGAAAAGGCCTACGACCTCGGGGAAAGCTCCACCAACCTGCACTACAATCTCGGGAACTGCTACGAGCGGCTGGGGGAAACAGCTGCCGCCCTTGAGGAGTACGACTCGATCCTGAAGACCTACCCCGACGAATTCCCCACCGCTCTCGCCCGTGGAAACCTGCTGTTGCAGCAAGACCAGTTTGCCGCCGCCCTGCGCGATCTCGATCTGGCGGTCGGTCTCGATGCGAAATCGGCAGAAGCCCACAATTCGCGCGGCATCGCCCTGCGAATGCTCGGCCGGTTCCCGGAAGCGATCGACGCCTACAGCAAGTCGCTGGAACTCGATCCGCAAAGAGCTGACGCCCTCTGCAATCGGGGCTTCGCCCGCAAACGGACAGGCAACGATCAGGCAGCCCTCGTCGATTACGACGCCGCGCTGAAACTGGCCCCCACATCCAACGCCATTGGCAATGACCTGGCCTGGCTGCTCGCCACTTCGCCGGATTCGACGCTCCGCAACCCGGTACGGGCCATCGAACTGGCGGAAGCGGTCTGTAAATCCACCGACAATAAAAACGGCGACTATCTGGATACCCTCGCCGCGGCCTATGCCAGTGCCGGCCGGTACGCGGCCGCTGAAGAGACTGCCAAACTCGCTGTGACCTTCCTGACCGGCCAACCCGAGTTGCCCGGCGTTCAGGCCCGGTTGGCGGTCTATCAACAGAAAAAGCCGTTCATCGACGAGTTGCCGTCGCAAGAGAAGCCGGCCGGAACTCCCACCGACAACGCGACAGACAAATAGTCCAAGAAGTCAGTCGAGCCAGTTCTCGGCCTCGGTCAGGCAGGTTTGAATTCCGGTTCGCACCCGGTCCAGAAACTCCTGTTCGCGGCCGCGCTGAGTGAGTTGCTCGGCCTCTTCGACGCTGATCGGGTCGCCGATCACCACCCGCACTGTGTAGG
Coding sequences:
- a CDS encoding tetratricopeptide repeat protein, with translation MTAPSIPIRLTFALFLSLLVAQIAPAAGEGVTVVDPPQRLIVVAEKARSMAGNVPVQEVPRGTILSVTRANANWRYSADCNGWIHLRDTVPVEKAVALFTTQIEKDPSAVAYQLRGIAWMSHEQWAKAAQDFEKAYDLGESSTNLHYNLGNCYERLGETAAALEEYDSILKTYPDEFPTALARGNLLLQQDQFAAALRDLDLAVGLDAKSAEAHNSRGIALRMLGRFPEAIDAYSKSLELDPQRADALCNRGFARKRTGNDQAALVDYDAALKLAPTSNAIGNDLAWLLATSPDSTLRNPVRAIELAEAVCKSTDNKNGDYLDTLAAAYASAGRYAAAEETAKLAVTFLTGQPELPGVQARLAVYQQKKPFIDELPSQEKPAGTPTDNATDK